The Chitinophagaceae bacterium genome contains the following window.
TAATGAATGTGGAACCTGGTAAAAAATCATGAATAGAATTATACAATAATCAGAGAAAATTTTATTTCAAAACCACTGTAAATCAAATTATCGTTATCTTTATAAAAAATATCAGCAATGGTTTACAACTTCACCGCAGAAATAATTCGGGACAATGATATTAATCAATATGTCGGAATTGTCCCCGGGTTACCCGGTGCACATACACAAGCACCGACATTGGATGAACTATACATCAACCTGCAAGATGTAATAAGGCTGTGCCTCCAGGAAATGACTGATGAAGAAAAGAATGAACTGCCAAAATTCATCGGCACACAAAATATTTCAGTTGCAATATGAGCACTAAAGTGCCAATTGTGAAGGTTAAAATCATGCAGAAGCTTTTGTTCTACTTAGGCTTTGAAGTAAAACG
Protein-coding sequences here:
- a CDS encoding type II toxin-antitoxin system HicB family antitoxin; its protein translation is MVYNFTAEIIRDNDINQYVGIVPGLPGAHTQAPTLDELYINLQDVIRLCLQEMTDEEKNELPKFIGTQNISVAI